From the genome of Candidatus Poribacteria bacterium, one region includes:
- a CDS encoding sulfatase-like hydrolase/transferase has translation MNFHRDFHAYRWIRGQEYDPYVSAPLKRNLNDYLNANFPEEWRNRISQFLANTDQFAGPEDWFAHKVVDEAAEWLEDNRPHEKIFLWIDSFDPHEPWDPPDPWDTYTDSDYSGPRIVMPMGGMASDWASGAEIKHIQGLYAGEAAFVDHCLGRLFDQLKQLGYYDDSLIFLLADHGHPLGDHGKFLKGADRMYNELLKIPFMVRLPKGEGARRTGAIVQFQDFLPTVLEALGFGNNISSMHGDSFLSVLKGNNDSHRDTIITGYHEGADRCVRDATWSYIQRPEGEPDELYNLLEDPRERNNLIDQQPNEAIRLASQFGNYFWRHGSATAVKGIQGKYELASGRVE, from the coding sequence ATGAACTTCCACCGTGACTTCCACGCGTACCGTTGGATTCGTGGGCAGGAGTATGATCCGTATGTGTCCGCCCCTCTGAAACGGAATCTCAACGACTATCTCAACGCGAATTTCCCCGAAGAGTGGCGCAATCGAATCAGTCAGTTTCTAGCAAATACCGATCAGTTCGCAGGACCCGAGGATTGGTTTGCCCATAAGGTGGTGGACGAAGCCGCTGAGTGGCTTGAGGATAACCGTCCACATGAGAAAATCTTCCTCTGGATCGATTCCTTTGACCCACACGAACCGTGGGATCCGCCGGATCCGTGGGATACCTATACCGATTCGGACTATAGTGGACCTCGCATCGTTATGCCGATGGGTGGCATGGCAAGCGATTGGGCGAGCGGTGCCGAGATTAAGCATATTCAGGGGCTTTACGCCGGCGAGGCAGCTTTTGTGGATCATTGCCTTGGTCGCCTCTTTGACCAGTTGAAACAGCTTGGGTATTATGACGATTCGCTAATCTTCCTGCTTGCAGACCACGGACACCCCCTCGGCGATCACGGGAAATTCCTCAAGGGCGCAGATCGGATGTACAACGAACTTCTCAAGATTCCCTTTATGGTGCGATTGCCGAAGGGTGAAGGTGCACGCCGAACCGGTGCAATCGTCCAATTCCAAGATTTCCTTCCGACCGTGCTTGAGGCGCTCGGATTTGGGAATAATATCTCGTCGATGCACGGTGACAGTTTCCTCAGTGTTCTCAAAGGGAACAACGACTCACATCGCGACACGATTATTACGGGATACCATGAGGGTGCGGATCGGTGTGTCCGGGATGCGACATGGAGCTATATCCAGCGCCCTGAAGGCGAGCCTGACGAACTCTACAACCTGCTTGAAGATCCGCGTGAGCGAAATAATCTCATTGATCAGCAGCCAAATGAGGCTATTCGGCTGGCATCACAGTTCGGGAATTACTTCTGGCGACATGGGAGTGCAACAGCCGTCAAGGGGATTCAGGGCAAGTACGAATTGGCTTCTGGGCGAGTAGAGTAG
- a CDS encoding bifunctional hydroxymethylpyrimidine kinase/phosphomethylpyrimidine kinase: MTMIGRLGADLFGDTLMAAHIEAGICTDYVIRDTEVGTGVASILIDADGDNSIVLVPQANMGLTVADIEQASEAIAAADVLLLQLEVPISASRRAAEIAKSNGATVVLNPAPAQELPDYFLAQVDILTPNEVETESLSGVRVSTVTEAERAAKVLLDKGLSAVILTLGERGALLLTPDLTQQV, from the coding sequence GTGACGATGATTGGCAGGCTCGGAGCGGATCTTTTTGGAGATACGTTAATGGCAGCCCATATAGAGGCGGGAATCTGTACCGATTATGTCATCCGAGACACAGAGGTTGGAACAGGGGTTGCGTCGATATTGATTGACGCTGATGGAGATAATAGCATCGTGCTAGTCCCGCAGGCGAACATGGGTCTGACCGTTGCAGATATAGAACAGGCTTCAGAGGCTATCGCCGCTGCGGATGTACTTTTGCTGCAATTGGAAGTACCGATCTCCGCTTCTCGACGCGCCGCAGAAATAGCGAAATCGAACGGTGCAACGGTGGTGCTTAACCCTGCTCCGGCACAGGAATTGCCTGATTATTTTTTGGCGCAGGTGGACATTCTTACTCCCAACGAAGTGGAGACCGAATCGCTGTCAGGCGTCAGGGTTTCCACTGTGACAGAGGCAGAACGCGCCGCCAAAGTGTTGTTGGACAAGGGACTTTCTGCTGTGATCTTAACGCTCGGCGAGCGAGGGGCATTATTGCTGACACCGGATCTAACGCAACAGGTTC